A genomic region of Cyprinus carpio isolate SPL01 chromosome B13, ASM1834038v1, whole genome shotgun sequence contains the following coding sequences:
- the LOC109061463 gene encoding zinc finger FYVE domain-containing protein 21-like isoform X2: MKDSYAEGVSVWLVVLLMSLLFFSCALINTNMSAVPDGKKLVRSPSGLRMLPENGAFNSPFSLDEPQWVPDKECPRCMQCDTKFDFITRKHHCRRCGRCFCDKCCSQKVALPRMCFVDPVRQCAECSLISQKEVEFYDKQLKVLTAGGTFLVRVDSSEKSETMVCRLSNNHRYLFLDGESHFEVELSRISSMQVLTEGSTPGGGSLRASGMMLQYKPPGSQNLQQLHMDTADDKRIASAWLAAMHKAAKLLYESRDQ; encoded by the exons ATGAAGGACTCTTATGCTGAAGGTGTGTCTGTGTGGCTGGTGGTGCTGCTGATGTCTCTACTGTTCTTCAGCTGCGcactcataaacacaaacatgtcCGCGGTGCCTGACGGCAAAAAGCTCGTCCGGAGCCCGAGCGGACTCCGCATGCTACCGGAGAACGGCGCTTTCAACAGTCCGTTCTCCCTGGACGAGCCGCAGTGGGTTCCGGACAAAGAG TGCCCCAGATGTATGCAGTGTGACACTAAGTTTGACTTCATCACCAGGAAG CATCACTGTCGGCGCTGCGGTCGGTGTTTCTGTGATAAATGCTGCAGTCAGAAGGTGGCTCTTCCCAGGATGTGTTTTGTGGATCCGGTGAGGCAGTGTGCGGAGTGCAGCCTCATCTCACAGAAAGAAGTGGAGTTTTACGACAAACAGCTTAAAGTGCTCACTGCCG GAGGAACTTTCCTGGTCAGAGTGGATTCCTCAGAGAAATCAGAGACCATGGTCTGCCGTTTGTCCAATAATCACAG atATCTCTTCCTAGATGGTGAGAGTCATTTTGAAGTGGAGCTCTCTCGTATTTCCAGTATGCAGGTGTTGACTGAGGGCTCAACCCCAGGAG GGGGTTCTCTTCGAGCCAGCGGCATGATGCTTCAATACAAGCCACCAGGATCTCAGAACTTACAGCAGCTCCACATGGACACTGCCGATGACAAGCGCATCGCATCTGCCTGGCTTGCAGCCATGCATAAA GCTGCCAAATTGTTGTATGAATCAAGGGACCAGTGA
- the LOC109061463 gene encoding zinc finger FYVE domain-containing protein 21-like isoform X1 yields MKDSYAEGVSVWLVVLLMSLLFFSCALINTNMSAVPDGKKLVRSPSGLRMLPENGAFNSPFSLDEPQWVPDKECPRCMQCDTKFDFITRKHHCRRCGRCFCDKCCSQKVALPRMCFVDPVRQCAECSLISQKEVEFYDKQLKVLTAGGTFLVRVDSSEKSETMVCRLSNNHRYLFLDGESHFEVELSRISSMQVLTEGSTPGEKDICSYTSLLDSQISEGGSLRASGMMLQYKPPGSQNLQQLHMDTADDKRIASAWLAAMHKAAKLLYESRDQ; encoded by the exons ATGAAGGACTCTTATGCTGAAGGTGTGTCTGTGTGGCTGGTGGTGCTGCTGATGTCTCTACTGTTCTTCAGCTGCGcactcataaacacaaacatgtcCGCGGTGCCTGACGGCAAAAAGCTCGTCCGGAGCCCGAGCGGACTCCGCATGCTACCGGAGAACGGCGCTTTCAACAGTCCGTTCTCCCTGGACGAGCCGCAGTGGGTTCCGGACAAAGAG TGCCCCAGATGTATGCAGTGTGACACTAAGTTTGACTTCATCACCAGGAAG CATCACTGTCGGCGCTGCGGTCGGTGTTTCTGTGATAAATGCTGCAGTCAGAAGGTGGCTCTTCCCAGGATGTGTTTTGTGGATCCGGTGAGGCAGTGTGCGGAGTGCAGCCTCATCTCACAGAAAGAAGTGGAGTTTTACGACAAACAGCTTAAAGTGCTCACTGCCG GAGGAACTTTCCTGGTCAGAGTGGATTCCTCAGAGAAATCAGAGACCATGGTCTGCCGTTTGTCCAATAATCACAG atATCTCTTCCTAGATGGTGAGAGTCATTTTGAAGTGGAGCTCTCTCGTATTTCCAGTATGCAGGTGTTGACTGAGGGCTCAACCCCAGGAG AGAAAGATATATGCTCGTACACGAGCTTGCTGGACAGTCAAATATCTGAAG GGGGTTCTCTTCGAGCCAGCGGCATGATGCTTCAATACAAGCCACCAGGATCTCAGAACTTACAGCAGCTCCACATGGACACTGCCGATGACAAGCGCATCGCATCTGCCTGGCTTGCAGCCATGCATAAA GCTGCCAAATTGTTGTATGAATCAAGGGACCAGTGA